In Synergistaceae bacterium, the following are encoded in one genomic region:
- a CDS encoding FadR family transcriptional regulator translates to MAGAKQLAELAVNQLVDYILANNLSTGAKLPNEFELARLLKVGRSTVREAVKSLTTRHVLEVRQGAGTFVAERRFGVSEDPLGFTFVKNKQKLVEDILEVRMIIEPRIAAMAAVSAVEADIAELYRLCEEVEQLIAKDEDHMHADVALHAKIAESSGNLVVPNLLPIIQSAISLFVDITNRQLRQETIETHRMIINAIAAHDPVGASDGMTMHIIYNRNSLRSYYNTSGSFKYVSSQDFSTSNS, encoded by the coding sequence ATGGCTGGTGCGAAACAGCTAGCCGAATTAGCCGTAAACCAGCTTGTAGATTACATTCTGGCAAACAATCTTTCGACAGGAGCCAAACTTCCCAATGAATTTGAATTAGCCCGACTTCTGAAGGTGGGGAGAAGTACCGTGCGGGAAGCTGTGAAATCTCTCACGACCCGCCATGTATTGGAGGTTCGACAGGGCGCGGGGACCTTTGTTGCGGAGAGGCGCTTTGGGGTTTCAGAGGACCCGTTGGGATTCACCTTTGTCAAAAACAAGCAGAAACTTGTCGAGGACATTCTTGAGGTACGTATGATCATTGAGCCGCGCATTGCCGCAATGGCTGCCGTCTCGGCTGTCGAAGCGGACATTGCGGAACTCTACCGGTTGTGCGAGGAAGTCGAACAATTGATCGCGAAAGACGAAGATCATATGCACGCCGATGTTGCTCTGCACGCTAAAATAGCGGAGAGCAGCGGCAATTTGGTCGTTCCCAATCTACTGCCGATTATTCAAAGCGCCATTTCCCTGTTTGTGGACATCACCAACCGGCAACTTCGGCAGGAAACTATCGAAACCCACCGTATGATTATAAACGCGATTGCCGCCCACGATCCCGTTGGCGCTTCCGATGGCATGACGATGCACATCATTTATAACCGAAACAGCCTCCGTAGCTATTACAATACTTCCGGATCATTTAAATACGTGTCATCGCAGGATTTCTCAACATCTAATTCATAA
- the lpxK gene encoding tetraacyldisaccharide 4'-kinase: protein MGDKTAKRRLGIRVLQSYMDFVREKRFFAPRLSSLWVLLIPISWGVAFGIAVVDFFYRHGLRRITEPPIPVISVGNLTYGGTNKTPFVEMLCRVMEERGVSVGIVSRGYGGDNLGVRVIEGGRIGEAEADRRLVGDEPLLLSARLPRIPVAVSRNRIKGLEELERRGIQLAVADDAFQHRKVVRDVDIVLIDAACAFGSGRMIPAGILREPPSALRRSHIVVITKVEQVEASTLSALREKLREFVPNHRIFHARLSIMDWALWDGRALLPVDPRSKGFRSFGESVRGRRVMAFSAIGNPDSFVRSLRQEGVKVVGERHFRDHHVYSEEDVAALHAQMEACGAEFLSCTEKDIYNLPLIEGLNDYKIPLLLVPQVTVALEDPACFTETLVECLRPHIVVASNGYGEDSIGVLLAKKLRDAFPQAEVLAFPLVGWGEPYKALNFPVVSAPSVTPSGGVLKYRLRDLWGDIRAGLFGHIRAQQVAWRRIAHKARTPLCVGDVYLLLHTLWGQGIAPLFVATAKTVYLNGHWRLERFIIRFRCRRTWTRDRNSAEQLAASEANVTYAGNPVMDLLGNLPAFVGRGSPSDFAARSKILLLPGSRQRAYDDVTLLLDAVEILQARKPCDYVMTLAPTLSLPCLVAACKGWELQMGKERLNRENSNKENSNEKNPNKENHNQEKHNGENHNGDPFLKKGDILIRLHQGEVSTAAVGVCLLIGLGGTANQLCAGMGIPVVSIDEKGKRVQKKLLGESEILVDPKPSALADCALNILTNPELHRKMSLAGKARMGEPGALNDIVRYAGEKLGWSVRCRVYERLRSVNIQAQEGRAYSAQGGLIGPPETRNQNLPKDSTDSTKDSIDSTKDSTDSTKDNAPF, encoded by the coding sequence ATGGGTGATAAAACGGCAAAGAGACGATTGGGAATCCGCGTCCTTCAGAGTTACATGGATTTTGTCCGAGAGAAGAGGTTTTTCGCTCCGCGCCTTTCTTCCTTATGGGTATTGCTTATCCCCATCAGCTGGGGCGTGGCCTTCGGCATCGCTGTGGTGGACTTTTTCTATCGGCACGGGCTGAGGCGAATCACCGAGCCTCCAATCCCGGTCATCAGCGTGGGGAACTTGACCTACGGCGGAACCAACAAAACCCCGTTTGTAGAGATGCTTTGCCGCGTAATGGAAGAACGTGGAGTCTCCGTGGGCATCGTCAGCCGGGGCTATGGCGGCGACAACCTCGGCGTGCGAGTAATCGAAGGAGGGAGGATCGGAGAGGCCGAAGCCGACCGGCGCCTGGTGGGGGACGAGCCGTTGTTGCTTTCCGCCCGGTTGCCCCGGATTCCCGTCGCTGTGTCCCGTAATCGCATAAAAGGTCTGGAAGAACTGGAACGCAGGGGTATCCAGTTGGCTGTGGCCGACGACGCTTTTCAGCACCGGAAAGTAGTCCGGGATGTGGATATCGTCCTGATTGATGCGGCTTGTGCCTTTGGCAGCGGACGTATGATTCCCGCCGGCATTTTGCGAGAGCCTCCCTCCGCTCTAAGGCGGTCTCACATCGTCGTCATCACGAAAGTCGAGCAGGTAGAAGCCTCGACGCTTTCCGCGCTTCGGGAAAAATTGAGAGAGTTTGTTCCCAACCATCGTATTTTCCACGCCCGTCTTTCCATCATGGATTGGGCGCTCTGGGATGGAAGAGCGTTGTTGCCCGTCGACCCACGTTCCAAGGGGTTTCGCTCTTTCGGGGAAAGCGTCCGAGGGCGCAGGGTTATGGCGTTTTCCGCCATTGGCAACCCGGACAGTTTTGTTCGCTCTCTGCGACAAGAGGGTGTGAAAGTCGTTGGGGAACGCCATTTCCGCGACCACCATGTTTATTCCGAAGAAGACGTGGCCGCGCTTCACGCCCAAATGGAGGCCTGTGGAGCAGAGTTTCTATCCTGCACAGAGAAAGATATATACAACTTACCGCTAATAGAGGGTCTGAACGATTACAAAATTCCCCTTTTGCTTGTGCCGCAGGTGACCGTCGCCCTGGAGGATCCCGCCTGTTTCACCGAGACGCTGGTGGAGTGCTTACGTCCCCATATTGTCGTGGCCTCCAACGGCTACGGGGAGGACTCTATCGGGGTATTGCTGGCGAAGAAGCTACGCGACGCTTTCCCCCAAGCTGAGGTTTTGGCCTTTCCCCTGGTGGGATGGGGAGAGCCTTATAAAGCCTTGAATTTTCCCGTAGTCTCCGCGCCCTCCGTCACCCCATCTGGAGGCGTATTAAAGTATCGGCTGCGGGATCTGTGGGGGGATATCCGCGCGGGTCTTTTCGGCCACATTCGCGCTCAACAGGTTGCTTGGCGCCGCATCGCGCATAAGGCGCGCACGCCACTTTGCGTAGGGGATGTCTACCTGTTGCTTCACACCCTTTGGGGACAGGGGATAGCGCCGCTTTTCGTGGCGACGGCCAAGACGGTCTACCTAAACGGTCATTGGAGGCTCGAACGATTTATCATCCGCTTTCGCTGCCGCAGGACCTGGACACGGGACCGGAACTCCGCTGAGCAATTGGCCGCCTCAGAGGCAAACGTAACTTACGCGGGCAACCCGGTCATGGATTTGCTGGGGAATCTTCCGGCTTTCGTTGGCCGCGGCAGTCCTTCGGACTTTGCCGCGAGATCTAAAATCCTACTGTTACCTGGAAGCAGACAACGGGCTTACGACGACGTCACGCTGCTTCTGGATGCCGTGGAAATTCTTCAGGCGAGAAAGCCCTGCGATTATGTTATGACACTGGCTCCAACGCTTTCACTGCCTTGCCTGGTCGCGGCCTGCAAAGGATGGGAACTCCAGATGGGAAAGGAGCGCCTAAACAGAGAAAACTCAAACAAAGAAAACTCAAACGAAAAGAACCCCAATAAAGAAAACCACAATCAAGAAAAGCACAATGGAGAAAACCACAATGGAGATCCGTTCTTGAAAAAAGGCGACATCTTAATTCGGCTACACCAGGGGGAGGTTTCAACCGCCGCGGTGGGGGTGTGCCTTTTGATCGGCCTAGGGGGAACGGCAAACCAACTGTGCGCGGGAATGGGGATTCCCGTGGTATCCATCGATGAAAAGGGCAAGCGCGTGCAGAAAAAACTTTTGGGGGAATCTGAAATTTTGGTAGATCCGAAGCCTTCAGCTTTGGCCGATTGTGCCCTAAATATCCTCACGAACCCTGAACTCCATCGGAAGATGTCTCTGGCAGGCAAGGCGCGCATGGGGGAGCCCGGAGCGCTGAACGACATTGTGCGTTACGCGGGTGAAAAGCTAGGTTGGAGTGTGCGCTGCCGCGTCTACGAAAGGTTGCGATCTGTAAACATTCAAGCCCAAGAGGGCAGAGCCTATTCGGCACAAGGAGGCCTGATCGGCCCCCCTGAAACCCGCAACCAAAACCTGCCCAAGGATTCTACAGATTCTACAAAAGATTCTATAGATTCTACAAAAGATTCTACAGATTCTACAAAAGATAACGCGCCTTTTTAA
- a CDS encoding ABC transporter ATP-binding protein/permease has translation MFNHGGSGQNVFSRLAVYTAPYAKTLLAAFFFMIAASALNVLPPWLFKSVVDDVLISRNVRVLDLLCVSVVLIFVLKGGALFGQQYLMNWVGQRVVMDIRLALYDHMQRMSLRVVHASRIGELMSRITSDVATLQNLVTSTCVNLVMNGVTFLGMLGFIFYINWRLTLITVTVLPAVAWLLMFAAGSLRKAGHQVQERLANLTAIVQEAFSAIRIVRSFATEELELARFRKGNLENFDALLRAVRVHAILAGVVEVFLIVALAVVFWFGGRDVLDGALTPGELVAFIGYIAFMVQPIRVFMNSMNSLQTGLAAADRIFSVLDAPIESTNRANRHPGRIEGRVVFENVRFSYTPGQEILKGVDLTVRKGERIAIVGPTGVGKSTLVDLIPRFYDPTAGHVLIDDQDVADLDLPELRKQIGIVPQESILMKGSMAFNIAYGLPELLDRSDPGRFASSMEIIRAAARVADIDDFIMGLPNAYDSEVGERGVTLSGGQRQRMAIARAIVRDPRILILDEATSSLDLEVERQVQEAMNRAMAGRTSFVIAHRLSTVRSANRIVVLAGGKIAQQGTHENLLRAGGFYSRLYNLQFDSQFDSQFDSQAK, from the coding sequence ATGTTCAACCACGGCGGTAGTGGGCAAAACGTATTTTCGCGTCTTGCCGTTTATACCGCGCCCTACGCGAAAACTCTTTTAGCGGCGTTTTTTTTTATGATCGCGGCCTCCGCGTTGAATGTCCTTCCTCCTTGGCTTTTCAAAAGCGTGGTGGACGATGTTTTGATATCTAGAAACGTGAGGGTACTTGATCTTCTTTGCGTGTCCGTGGTATTGATTTTCGTCCTGAAGGGCGGGGCTCTTTTTGGGCAACAGTACCTCATGAACTGGGTGGGACAGCGAGTGGTCATGGATATTCGCCTCGCCCTCTACGATCATATGCAACGCATGTCGTTGCGAGTTGTTCACGCCTCTCGAATAGGGGAGCTGATGAGCCGTATCACTAGTGATGTGGCCACATTGCAGAACCTCGTGACCAGCACGTGCGTCAATCTTGTTATGAACGGTGTGACCTTTCTCGGAATGCTCGGTTTCATCTTTTATATCAACTGGAGATTGACCTTGATCACCGTCACGGTGTTGCCTGCCGTGGCTTGGCTTTTGATGTTCGCCGCCGGAAGCCTTCGCAAGGCAGGTCACCAGGTGCAGGAACGGTTGGCGAACTTGACGGCCATCGTGCAAGAGGCTTTCTCGGCTATTCGGATTGTGCGGTCCTTCGCCACGGAAGAGCTAGAACTGGCGCGTTTTCGGAAGGGGAATCTGGAAAACTTCGACGCGCTGCTACGGGCTGTACGTGTCCACGCGATCTTGGCCGGGGTAGTGGAGGTTTTTTTGATCGTCGCTCTGGCGGTGGTGTTTTGGTTCGGAGGACGTGACGTTCTAGACGGCGCGTTGACACCGGGGGAGTTGGTGGCCTTTATTGGTTACATCGCCTTCATGGTGCAACCGATCCGCGTTTTCATGAACAGCATGAACTCCCTTCAGACAGGACTGGCGGCCGCTGATCGCATTTTCTCCGTGCTGGATGCTCCCATCGAATCCACGAACAGGGCCAATCGTCATCCTGGCCGCATCGAGGGGCGCGTCGTCTTCGAGAATGTGCGTTTCTCTTACACGCCGGGTCAGGAAATTCTGAAGGGTGTTGATTTGACTGTCCGCAAGGGTGAGAGAATCGCCATCGTCGGTCCCACAGGCGTGGGAAAATCCACCTTGGTGGACCTGATTCCCCGTTTTTACGACCCCACGGCGGGGCACGTTTTGATCGACGACCAAGACGTGGCGGACCTAGACCTTCCAGAGTTACGCAAACAGATCGGTATCGTTCCCCAAGAATCCATCCTCATGAAGGGAAGCATGGCGTTCAATATCGCCTACGGATTGCCGGAGTTGCTCGATCGGTCTGACCCCGGACGCTTCGCCTCGTCTATGGAGATCATTCGCGCCGCGGCGCGGGTGGCTGATATCGACGACTTCATCATGGGATTGCCCAACGCTTACGATTCGGAGGTGGGGGAAAGGGGCGTGACCCTATCGGGGGGACAGCGCCAAAGAATGGCCATCGCGCGGGCCATCGTGCGGGACCCCCGTATTCTGATTCTCGATGAGGCTACGTCCTCGTTGGACCTGGAGGTGGAGCGCCAGGTCCAAGAGGCCATGAACCGCGCTATGGCAGGGCGAACATCCTTTGTGATTGCCCATCGTCTTTCCACCGTGAGGAGTGCCAATCGGATCGTGGTGCTCGCTGGGGGCAAAATCGCGCAGCAGGGAACCCATGAGAATCTGCTGCGAGCGGGAGGGTTTTACTCCCGGCTTTACAATCTTCAATTTGATTCCCAATTTGACTCCCAATTCGACTCCCAAGCGAAATAA
- a CDS encoding dihydroxy-acid dehydratase, with translation MLESQKIRMIAPEMDPLRMGMGWTVEDLGKPQIMIESTFGDSHPGSKGLFELVEQVRMGVQSAGGKAARYFATDICDGMAQGHDGINYSLASRDGIANMIEIHANATTFDSGVFICSCDKGVPAHLMAVGRLNIPSIVVTGGVMDAGPDLLTLEQIGKFSAMRQRGEITEEKLTWYKHHACPSCGACSFMGTASTMQVMAEALGLMLPGSALMPAAGKELPQVAKQAGEQSVWLALRGLRAREIVTRKSFENAIMVHAAISGSTNSLLHIPAIAREFGVELDGMDFDRMHRGAHYLLDIRPAGRWPAQFFYYAGGVPAIMEEIKSILHLDVMTVTGKTIGENLALLKEEGFYDRCAAYLVPWKLRREDIIRPFDEAIGTDGAIAILKGNLAPDGAVVKHTAVPKEMFKAVLRARPFDSEEEALSAVLRHAIQPGDAVLIRYEGPKGSGMPEMFYTTEAISSDPTLGSSIALITDGRFSGASRGPAIGHVSPEAASGGPIALVEEGDLIELDIPGRVLRISGIQGEPKSEKDILAVLEERKAAWKPKPPKYTNGVLKLFTERAASPMQGGYME, from the coding sequence ATGCTTGAAAGTCAAAAAATACGTATGATTGCTCCAGAAATGGATCCACTGCGCATGGGCATGGGCTGGACCGTGGAAGATCTGGGAAAGCCCCAGATAATGATCGAAAGCACTTTTGGAGACAGCCATCCGGGCAGCAAGGGGCTGTTTGAACTCGTGGAACAGGTACGCATGGGGGTACAAAGCGCCGGAGGTAAAGCTGCCCGTTACTTTGCCACCGATATCTGTGATGGCATGGCCCAAGGCCACGACGGTATCAATTACTCCCTGGCCAGCCGCGACGGCATCGCCAACATGATTGAGATTCACGCCAACGCGACAACCTTCGACAGCGGGGTTTTTATCTGTAGTTGCGATAAGGGTGTTCCCGCCCATCTGATGGCCGTCGGCAGGCTGAACATTCCCTCGATCGTCGTCACAGGCGGAGTGATGGACGCGGGACCGGACTTGCTGACCCTGGAGCAAATCGGTAAGTTTAGCGCTATGCGGCAGCGCGGCGAAATCACGGAGGAAAAATTGACATGGTATAAACATCATGCCTGTCCCTCGTGTGGAGCCTGTAGTTTTATGGGTACCGCCTCCACCATGCAGGTGATGGCGGAGGCGCTGGGTTTGATGCTCCCAGGAAGCGCCCTGATGCCCGCGGCTGGCAAGGAACTGCCGCAGGTGGCTAAACAAGCGGGAGAGCAATCTGTTTGGTTGGCGTTACGAGGATTGCGAGCCAGAGAAATCGTTACTCGAAAGAGTTTTGAAAACGCTATCATGGTCCACGCGGCTATTTCCGGTTCAACTAACAGCCTGTTGCACATTCCCGCCATTGCGCGGGAATTTGGAGTGGAGTTGGATGGCATGGATTTTGACCGTATGCATCGCGGCGCCCACTACTTGCTGGATATCCGCCCCGCCGGGCGCTGGCCCGCCCAGTTCTTTTATTATGCTGGAGGCGTCCCGGCTATCATGGAAGAAATCAAGTCTATCCTGCATCTTGATGTCATGACGGTTACAGGAAAAACCATCGGCGAGAATCTTGCGCTGCTGAAAGAGGAAGGCTTTTACGATCGCTGCGCTGCTTACCTTGTTCCTTGGAAGCTGCGACGGGAAGATATCATACGCCCCTTTGACGAGGCTATTGGCACTGACGGCGCCATTGCCATTTTAAAAGGAAACCTTGCCCCGGATGGAGCAGTGGTGAAACACACCGCGGTACCTAAGGAAATGTTCAAGGCCGTGTTGCGGGCGCGTCCCTTTGACAGTGAAGAGGAGGCGTTATCCGCTGTACTGCGGCACGCCATCCAGCCAGGAGACGCCGTGTTGATCCGCTATGAAGGGCCGAAGGGAAGCGGTATGCCTGAAATGTTTTACACTACTGAGGCGATATCCTCCGATCCAACCCTCGGCAGCAGTATCGCTCTCATCACGGACGGACGGTTTTCAGGGGCGTCCAGAGGGCCGGCCATTGGCCACGTGTCCCCCGAAGCCGCATCGGGCGGGCCCATCGCCCTAGTGGAAGAAGGCGATTTGATTGAACTGGATATTCCCGGCAGGGTATTGCGCATTAGCGGCATTCAAGGGGAGCCCAAAAGCGAAAAGGATATCCTTGCGGTTTTAGAAGAACGGAAGGCCGCTTGGAAGCCTAAGCCACCGAAATATACAAATGGAGTATTGAAGTTGTTTACAGAAAGAGCGGCGTCACCTATGCAAGGCGGATATATGGAATGA
- a CDS encoding GntP family permease — MEQFIADPTRLILAAIIGILFLLFLIIKCKLQAVIAIIISAIVIGVIAGMPLLMIVDTVNKGMGETLKGIALLVGLGSMFGAILEISGGAQKIANTLVNKFGDSKAAWALGITGMVVATPVFFDAGLIILIPLAFSTAKKTGKSTMYYAIPLLAGLAVGHTFIPPTPGPVLVANMLGVDLGLVIAVGVGVGLVAMLCGGILFGRYCGGKFNVPVPKNYAEMPDVDESKMPGFFTVVGIILIPLVFILLNTVSGVVPALTSLRPILGFIGTPFISLTISTVIALYVLGTKHGYSADELEKVMSRSLAPTGMIMLVTAGGGVLRYMLQDSGLGNVIGAVVAQTPLPLVLVAFLVAGLVRISVGSATVAMTMAAGIMASMPEVSALSPIHLAAMTASIAGGATIMSHVNDSGFWLVKQLMEIDEKTTLKTWTIMETIVGVTGCVGALILSTFM, encoded by the coding sequence ATGGAACAGTTTATTGCGGATCCCACCCGGTTAATTCTTGCCGCCATTATTGGCATCCTGTTTTTGCTTTTCCTTATTATCAAATGTAAATTGCAGGCCGTTATCGCTATCATCATCAGCGCCATTGTCATCGGCGTCATCGCGGGTATGCCCTTGCTCATGATCGTTGACACCGTCAACAAGGGCATGGGTGAAACATTGAAGGGCATTGCATTGCTAGTGGGGCTAGGCTCTATGTTTGGCGCTATTCTGGAAATTTCTGGCGGCGCTCAGAAAATTGCTAATACGCTGGTGAATAAATTTGGCGATAGCAAAGCGGCCTGGGCTCTGGGGATTACGGGAATGGTAGTCGCGACGCCGGTATTCTTTGACGCTGGCCTGATCATCCTGATTCCACTGGCTTTCAGCACCGCCAAAAAGACCGGAAAATCGACTATGTATTACGCCATACCGCTTCTGGCAGGGCTTGCGGTGGGACACACGTTTATTCCGCCAACGCCTGGCCCAGTTCTGGTGGCAAACATGCTGGGAGTCGATCTTGGTCTGGTGATTGCCGTGGGAGTAGGGGTTGGTCTGGTCGCGATGTTGTGTGGGGGCATTCTTTTTGGACGCTATTGTGGTGGAAAGTTCAACGTGCCAGTACCTAAAAATTACGCTGAAATGCCGGATGTGGACGAAAGTAAAATGCCCGGATTTTTCACGGTGGTGGGTATCATCCTTATCCCGCTGGTTTTCATTCTACTCAACACCGTATCGGGAGTCGTCCCTGCTTTAACTTCGTTACGCCCCATTCTCGGATTTATCGGCACACCGTTTATTTCGCTCACCATCTCCACCGTCATAGCCCTCTATGTGCTAGGCACTAAACACGGCTATTCCGCCGATGAACTGGAAAAGGTGATGAGTCGAAGTCTTGCCCCTACCGGCATGATCATGCTGGTGACGGCCGGCGGCGGCGTACTGCGATATATGTTGCAGGACAGCGGTTTGGGTAACGTGATCGGGGCTGTGGTAGCCCAAACGCCGTTACCGCTGGTATTGGTTGCCTTCCTGGTGGCGGGACTGGTGCGCATCAGTGTTGGCAGCGCTACCGTGGCCATGACGATGGCGGCGGGCATTATGGCTTCCATGCCTGAAGTCTCTGCATTGAGCCCAATACATCTGGCGGCTATGACGGCATCCATTGCCGGAGGCGCAACTATCATGAGTCATGTAAACGACTCCGGCTTCTGGTTGGTGAAGCAACTGATGGAAATCGACGAGAAAACGACGTTGAAAACATGGACAATCATGGAAACCATCGTAGGAGTAACGGGTTGTGTGGGAGCTTTGATATTGAGTACGTTTATGTAG
- a CDS encoding isoprenylcysteine carboxylmethyltransferase family protein, which produces MEAYSLKRIGEKAFRLRGGVWTLLFAAMLFLAHPTPSSMLWGGPLVAVGQALRFWAVGCIGRYRGERVGAMTLTTWGPYAFVRNPLYLGNGLIGLGWGLMTGFWPTVFFVITFVLLYTVFIVPHEESFLSEKFGMEYGRYKERTGRFFPKAWPVGRIAGPFDKRILWTSERHSLLTTVGGSLLIAVKSLV; this is translated from the coding sequence ATGGAAGCCTATAGCTTGAAGCGTATCGGGGAAAAGGCCTTCCGACTGCGGGGAGGCGTGTGGACTCTGCTCTTTGCCGCCATGTTATTTCTGGCCCACCCGACGCCCAGTTCTATGCTTTGGGGAGGGCCTCTGGTGGCTGTGGGGCAGGCGCTCCGTTTTTGGGCCGTGGGGTGTATCGGACGCTACAGGGGAGAGCGGGTGGGGGCTATGACCTTAACAACCTGGGGGCCCTACGCTTTTGTGAGAAATCCGCTTTACCTAGGTAATGGATTGATTGGCTTGGGCTGGGGTTTGATGACTGGATTTTGGCCCACGGTGTTTTTTGTGATAACGTTCGTTTTGCTGTATACTGTCTTTATCGTTCCTCACGAGGAATCCTTTCTTTCGGAGAAATTCGGGATGGAATACGGCCGCTACAAGGAAAGAACCGGGCGCTTCTTCCCAAAAGCCTGGCCGGTCGGTCGGATTGCCGGCCCCTTCGATAAGCGGATACTGTGGACGAGTGAGCGTCATTCTCTTCTGACAACCGTGGGGGGAAGTCTCTTGATAGCGGTCAAAAGCCTGGTTTGA